The uncultured Sphaerochaeta sp. genome includes the window CTCAAGGAAGTCTGTAGAGACAACCTTATGCTTCCGATTGTATTTCAGCCCTGAAACAGCTTCAGGGACCAACATGATTCCACGATACAAATCCTGAACAGAGAATTTTCGCTTGTATGCCTGTCTCTTGAGTATGTCGCTTGGTATTGGCCCCTCATGCATCATGCATTCCGTCCTTATACGTATCTGGCTTGGTTCACCTAAAAGGTACCACACCTCTCGCAAACAGCATAGTTACTGCATAGTGAAACCAACGTTGACTTCACTATCTTCCGGAAATACTGGCATCAGCGTGATTCTGAACCAGCACCTTCAGCTCTGAATTTCTGCTGGTATAGAGATATCCACAGGTAACTGAGGTAATGGGAGCAACCAGTACCAGAGCGATACAACCTACCATGGTATGGAGTATTTCTGCTGCAACGCTCGGGCTATTGAGAATACTCATAACCGGGGTGCCCTGCGCCATGTACACCATCATGATGGTGAGATAACTCCCAATATACGCAAGCAAAAGGGTTGTTGTCTGGCTCCCTACCACGGATCGACCAATCGTAAGGCCGCTCTGAATAAGTGCAGTACGAGTGATGGAGGGGTGGTGTCTCTGTACCTCTTCCAGTGCGGAGCTGATATCAATGGCCAAGTCCAGCAATGCACCTAAACAGGAGAGATAGATCGCTGACTGAAACACCTTGGTCAGTTGCATGCTCTCAAAGCCGGCAAACAGCAACGACTCCGACCAGGGCATAACAGCCCCATGCAATTTCAAATACCATGTTCCCCACATCGAGAACAGTACAGTGATGACAGAGCAAATAATAGTCCCAATGATCGCCGCATAGGCTTTCTTTGTCAGCCCGGCTACCAGCAGCAAGCAAGCAACAGCAAGAAAGGAGCCAACCAATAGGGAAACCAGCATTGGCTCATAGCCCTTGAGTGTAAGAGGGATAAGTACTTTCCAAATGAGTAAAAAGGCCAAGGCAAATGAAATGATCGTCCTAACTCCCGTCTTCCCTGAGAAGAGAATAAGTCCAAAGGCAAAAAGTGTAAGAAGAAGCAACTCTTTCGAGAAACGGTAATGGCTGACCATGTTGGTGAATACGATCTCCCCTTCCTTGTCCTGCTCTACCAATACCCAGGCAATATCCCCTTCTTCATATACAGTATCGAATTCGAGTTTTCCATTGAGCAGGTTTATAGCCTCAGACTGTTTACCTGCATGAGGTCCAGAGAGTATCTCTATTGTACAAATCTGTTCACCCATGCGGACCACCCCGGTTTGATACATGTTTGAGTTGTCCAAGGAGACTACCCTTGCTCTGCTTCCTATTGCGTTTATATATATCTCTCGCTCAAAACCGGTTGGGATCATTATCAGGAGGAGTACCACACCTAGCAGGACAGCCAACAATGACCACTCTCGATAGCTACGTTCCGCTTTCTTCATACCACTATTCCTTTTCAGACAGATTCCCCCTCATGGAGAGGGGGAAGGTTTAACCTGATTGTCTGTTATACAACTTCTACAAGTGATTTCAACTTGGCGAATATATCGGTGTTATCATAGGAGCCAGCAAACATCTCTGAGCCAACCCCGTAGGCGAACACTCCCACAGGGGTTCCTGTATGTGAGTAACTCGTCCAACCAATACCAGCCTTGTTGTTCAGGATATGAGTCAGGGTAATGGAGAATGGATTGTAGCTTCCGTAGAGTTGGTAACTCAGCTGGTCATTCGCACGGTTGCCCTTTGGCAGCATTGCCTGGCGGAATGCCTCCTCCAGCCTTGAGTACTCAAGACTGGTCAATGCCAGCACCTCCGATGAGGCTTTGCTTCCAGGAGGGACCAAGCCAAAGTACTCTTCAACCAATACCAGTGCTTCTTGGAAAGTCAAATCCGGGTTGTTTGCAATTGCCTCCTGCATAATTCCATCGAATGCTACGTAGGAGACTCTCTGGTTTTCAAGGATGTTGAATGCTGTATTGTACCCAGTGGATGCAAATCCGATAGTCATACCACCAGTTTCATGGTCACCGGTTACTACAATCAACGTCTCCTCTGGATGGGCTTCAGCAAATGTGACTGCTTCCTGAATTGCCTCATCGAATGCAAGCAAGTCCCTGATTTCCGATGCTGCATCATTGGCATGACAAGCCCAGTCAATCTTCCCAGACTCTACCATCATGAAGAAGCCCTTCTCATTATCAAGCACATCAATTCCCTTCTTGACGAACTGAGCCAGGGTGACATCGCTTGCATTCATGTCGATTGCATACGGCATTGCCCCACCATCCTGCAGTCTTGGGCTTTGGGCATAGACTCTTCCACTCTTGTCTGAGAGTGAGAGTATTTCGCTCTTGTCATCGGTGACCAAATACCCTTGTTCTTCCAGCAAGGTATAGATACTCTGCTTTCCCCCATCTTCTGCTTTGTTGACCGAACCACCAGCAAAGTAGTCAAAACCACTATTTGCCATTTGCACGCCGATGTCATAGTAGTTGTTCCGGGAAGGGACATGGGCGTAGTAGGCTGCAGGAGTAGCATGGTTGATGGTTACCGTTGAGACGATTCCCACTTTCCAGTCCTTCTGCTCCTTGAGCCGTTCAGCAATGTTCTTTCCCACATACTGTTTGTCTATTCCCAATCCGAGAACACCACTGTGGGTTTTATACCCTGAGGACAAGCTGGTTGCTGTGGAAGCTGAATCAGGGCAGAAGGAGGTTGCATCATAGGTTGTCTGTAACCCAGAGACCGGGAACTCTGTGAATGTGAGTTTCTCCAAGGAGACAGAACCCTTGGTGTTGTTTCCTTTCAATACCTGGGCAGCATTGATCTGTACGTGACTCATACCGTCACCGATGAACATAAAGACATACTTGGGTGCTTTTGCAGTCTGTTGCTCTGTGACTTCCCAAGTAGGTGTACTCTCTCCTGCAGGCTGTGCTGCAAGACCCAAAGTTACT containing:
- a CDS encoding alkaline phosphatase encodes the protein MKKRLILVLLLLAAVTLGLAAQPAGESTPTWEVTEQQTAKAPKYVFMFIGDGMSHVQINAAQVLKGNNTKGSVSLEKLTFTEFPVSGLQTTYDATSFCPDSASTATSLSSGYKTHSGVLGLGIDKQYVGKNIAERLKEQKDWKVGIVSTVTINHATPAAYYAHVPSRNNYYDIGVQMANSGFDYFAGGSVNKAEDGGKQSIYTLLEEQGYLVTDDKSEILSLSDKSGRVYAQSPRLQDGGAMPYAIDMNASDVTLAQFVKKGIDVLDNEKGFFMMVESGKIDWACHANDAASEIRDLLAFDEAIQEAVTFAEAHPEETLIVVTGDHETGGMTIGFASTGYNTAFNILENQRVSYVAFDGIMQEAIANNPDLTFQEALVLVEEYFGLVPPGSKASSEVLALTSLEYSRLEEAFRQAMLPKGNRANDQLSYQLYGSYNPFSITLTHILNNKAGIGWTSYSHTGTPVGVFAYGVGSEMFAGSYDNTDIFAKLKSLVEVV
- a CDS encoding YibE/F family protein, with protein sequence MKKAERSYREWSLLAVLLGVVLLLIMIPTGFEREIYINAIGSRARVVSLDNSNMYQTGVVRMGEQICTIEILSGPHAGKQSEAINLLNGKLEFDTVYEEGDIAWVLVEQDKEGEIVFTNMVSHYRFSKELLLLTLFAFGLILFSGKTGVRTIISFALAFLLIWKVLIPLTLKGYEPMLVSLLVGSFLAVACLLLVAGLTKKAYAAIIGTIICSVITVLFSMWGTWYLKLHGAVMPWSESLLFAGFESMQLTKVFQSAIYLSCLGALLDLAIDISSALEEVQRHHPSITRTALIQSGLTIGRSVVGSQTTTLLLAYIGSYLTIMMVYMAQGTPVMSILNSPSVAAEILHTMVGCIALVLVAPITSVTCGYLYTSRNSELKVLVQNHADASISGR